The following is a genomic window from Butyricimonas faecihominis.
GGTGAGGGAACATTTACCCCGGCCGAGGGAAACGTGCTGATCCCCTTCTCCGCGGTAGCCCTGAAAGCCGTGCAATTGCGTGTGGTAAAGGTATTCAACCAAAACATGAACTTCTACCTGCAAGACGGTAATTACAATTATAGTAGCGATTACCAGTTACGCCGGGTGGGACGCATCATCTTGGATAAAAAAATCCCGCTTGAAAAAGAAGGTCACCCAATAAATGCCAACAAATGGCAGGACTACACGATAAATCTGGCAGACCATATACAATTGGAAAAAGGAGTTATCTACCGGGTTCAACTGAAATTCCAAAAATCCTACACGACCCTAGCCTGTGCTAACGAGGGATTGGATGGAATCACGGAAGACCATTGGGATTCCCAGTCTGATTATGACGATTATGATGACGACGATTACTACTATAATTACCCGTCCGACTACTCATGGGAAGAACGGGACGATCCCTGTTCCAACTCTTATTACTACGTGTCTGATCGTTTCCCCAGAAGAAACTTGATTGTCACCTCTCTCGGCCTTACCGCCAAAACCGGAAGTGACGGTAAATACGTGGTAGCCGTGAACGACCTGCTCACGGCCGCTCCCGTGGAAAGTTGCAAGATACTCTTCTTCAATTACCAGAACCAGAAGATTGATTCTGCCGTAACTAACAATTCGGGAATCGCAACCGCACGAGTACAAGGGAAACCGTTCATCGTGCTTGCCGTCAAGGGAAACGACAAGGCCTATTTAAAAGTAAGCGATGCAAATTCTCTATCATACAGCAACTTTGACATCAGTGGCGAAGTCGTGCAACAAGGAATAAAAGGTTTTATTTATGGAGAACGGGGCGTATGGCGTCCGGGAAATGAAATACATCTCTCTTTCATGCTGGAAGACAAAGAGCAGGTGATTCCCGTGGGACACCCCATCATTGCCGAACTCTACGACCCGAATGGTAACGTGGTGCAAACGAAACGGGAAGGACGTAACGAACACGGCCTCTATTGTTTCACCTTCAAAACAGACGAGCAAGCCGTCACGGGTTACTGGCGGGCAGTTGTACGTATCGGGGGAGTCTCCTTCTGGAAAACCGTCCGGATCGAAAGTATCAAACCGAATCGCCTCAGTATCGTGACCAACCTGCCGAATGACATTCTGGGAAATGGTATCCCGGATAACTCCATTCCCGTGCAGACCCGTTGGTTGCATGGAGCTAAAACCAGCTCGCTGAAGGTCAACACCGAATTAAAATTATCCCAGAGTAACACCACGTTCCCGGGATACAAAGAATATAGTTTTGATGACCGATCTCGTTATTTTAACGCGACCACAACAACCTTCTTTGAAGGGACCACCGATGCGGAGGGTAATTTTACCCTATCGGCTGATGAAATCAGCACGGAGAACGCCCCGGGAATGTTGAATGCACTACTCACGCTGCGGGTATTCGAACCCGGCGGGGACTTCAGCATCACGACAGCAGGATTCAAATATTCACCTTATAAAGAATATGTCGGCGTGAAACTTCCCGACTCCGAGGATAACTGGTACTCCGCCGGCAAACCGATCCCCATCGCGGGAGCCGTGCTTACGGCCGACGGGAAGCCGGTATCTGACAGGGAAATCGAAGTTGAAGTCTATACCTTGGAATGGCGCTGGTGGTGGGATTCCGAAAGGGACAATATCGGATCATACGTGAACCGCTCCTACCGGAAACCGATCTTCAATAAAACCGTGAAAAGCCAAAATGGTAAATTCAATATTGACGTTACCTGCAACCAATGGGGACGCTATTACGTGATCGCAAGAGATAAATCCTCCGGCCACTCCTGTGGAACGACCTTCTACGTAAGTTCTTGGCGGAATGACATGAATATCCCGGGTATGGCCACCCTACTCACCTTGACCAGCGATAAGAAAGCCTACCGTGCCGGGGAAAAAATAAAAATCACCTTCCCTTCTTCCGAGGGTAGCGTGGCACTCGTGAGCGTTGAAAACGGGAAAACCGTGAAAGACATATTCCGTGTACCCACATCTTCCGGTTCCACCTCTTTCGAGATCGAGGCGACCAGTGAAATGTGTCCCAATATCTACGTCAATGTCTCCCTCATTCAACCTCACAAAAACCGGAACAATGACAAGCCGATTCGTCTGTATGGAGTACTGAACATCAATATTGACGATCCTAACTTACGCCTGACCCCAAAGATCGATATGGCACAGGAACTTCGCCCGTCACAGGATTTCACGGTTTCCGTGAGCGAAAAGGACGGAAAACCGATGACTTATTCCATTGCCATCGTCGATGAAGGATTGTTATCCCTGACCTCCTTCAAAACCCCGAACCCCTTCCCCGCATTCTATGCCAGAGAGGCCCTCGGCGTAAAGACGTGGGACTTCTACGATGATGTCATCGGAGCATTCGGGGGACGTTTGGAAAAAGCATTTGCCGTGGGAGGTGACGAATCCTTGGAACCGGAAGAGAACCGAAAAAGCAATCGTTTTACTCCCGTGGTAATCTTCAAAGGCCCGTTCACCATCAAGAACGGGGAAAAGAAAATGCACACCTTCCGGATGCCGGAATACATCGGGGAAGTACGCACAATGGTCGTTGCCGAGGACAACGGACGTTATGGTTCCGCCTCGCAAAGCACGAAAGTCAACAAACCGTTGATGCTCAACGTCACGATGCCTCGCTTGTTCACCCCGGGAGACATGATCGAAATTCCGGTAACCCTATTTGCCATGAAAGAGAACATCAAAAATGTTACCGTAAACATCAAAACCGACGATAAGATCGAAATCATTGAACCCGCAAGCAAAGAAGCCCACTTCTCCGGCACGGGAGAACAGATCATATTCTTCAAGGTAAAAATCAAAGAAAACATTGGTAAATCCACGTTGACCTTCACGGCACAAAGCGGCTCGGAGAAAGCCCATTTCAGTTGTGATGTCGACATCCGCATACCGAATCCCAAAGTAACCCGGGTAGACGCGCGGGAAGTGGCAAGTGGAGAATCCATCACCTTCAACAACACGATGGAAGGTTTGGAACCCGCCTCGTTCCTCGAAATCACCTCCATCCCGGCGCTTAATCTGGAACAACGTCTCGGCTACTTGATTCGTTACCCGCACGGATGCGGAGAGCAAATCACCTCTGCCGTGTTCCCGCAGCTCATGCTCGACCGAATTATGGACCTCAGCGAGGCTCAAAAAGTTACCGCAGAATTGCACGTGAAAGACGTTATCACCCGCTTGCGCAACTACCAAGTAAGCAATGGTGGGTTCAGCTATTGGTCGAACTCCAGCTACGTTTCCGACTGGGTTTCCACCTACATCACGGATTTCTTAATTCAAGCAGAGAAAGTCGGTTATCGAATCCCGACTTCCATGAAAAACTCCGCTCTTGATTACCTAGCAAAACAAACAAATGCTTGGCGACGGGGAGATTATTACTCGGAAATCGAACAATCCTACCGCCTCTACGTGCTTGCACTTGCCGGCAAACCCAATATGGCAGCCATGAACCGGATGAAGGAAGATACCTACAAAAACCCGATTGCCCGCTGGCAACTGGCGGGAGCCTACGCCTTAGGCAAACACGAAAAGATTGCCAAAGCGCTGATCGCCAATCTTCCGGCAGAAGCTGAACTATATCGTCAGCTTGGCAGATGTTACGGTTCCGACCTCCGTGACAACGCGATCATCATGCAAAGCATGATCAACATGGATATGAAAAACGAGGCATACAAGCTCATGCAGAAAATGGCCCGCAAATTTGCATCCAACGAATGGTTAAGTACACAAGAAAGTGCCTTTGGCCTGTGTGCCATCGGTAACTACGTGGAACGATACTTCAAGGATGGTAACGGTATTGATGTCCAGATCGGGAAAGACAACTACAAGACGGCAAAAACCGTGTTGCAAAAAGAGTTGGCTGTGAAGAACAACAAATCGGAAGTGACCGTGAAAAACAACTCTTCGGGAACGCTCCACGTGCGCACCATCAACAGCTCCACGCCATTGGGAGTGATCACGCAAAGCGAAATGTCCGGGTTGAAAATGACGGTCAACTACTATCGCAACGGCACTCGGAACAACGAACCCAATTATAAACAAGGAGAAGACATCGTGGCCGAAATCACGATCCAGAATACCGGAAATATCGGTTTATACGAGGAATTGGCATTAACTTTCATGTTCCCCTCCGGTTTCGAGTTCCTCAATGAACGTCTCACGACAGGCGTGAACCCGTTCCAAGGAACCGACAACGTGGACATCCGGGATGACCGGGCATACCTCTATTTCTCGTTAACACAAGGCCAATCGAAAACTTTCAAACTTCGCTTTAACGCAGCGTACTCCGGAACTTACCTACTTCCGGCCATCACCTGCTCGGCGATGTACGATAACTCGATTACCGCCACTCTTCCGGGGAACACGATCACGATAAACAGAGAGTAATTAATTTTAAATTTTAGATTGAATGATTTCTGAATAAACAAAGGCCTTGTGTACCAGTTTTCAGTTTCTTCAATCTAAAATCTAAATTAATAACCTGCAACTTGTAACCAACCAATCTGTAACTTGCCTTCGGCAACATTTAATACATTTTTAAGAAAAAATTCATGCTTATTATTTAGAAATAATCTACATTTGTCAAGCAAACGATTTAGATATGCGTCGAGAAAATGTAAATAAACTGATACACTTGTTCCTGCTAGCTCTGTTTTTGAGCTATTACGGAAGTATCACCTTTTTCTCGCATTATCACGTGGTTAACGGGGTCACGATTGTCCATTCCCATTTCTTTTGCGGTCACGCCGATACCGACGGGAAAGCCGATCACACGCACTCCCCCAAGGAGCTGACATTAATTGCCTACTTAACCACTTTCATCACCTTGATCAGTGCCGCATTGCTCATACTGATCTCTTTCTCTATAACCCAGAGACATTACCATATCCGAAATCAGGCAGATGAACCGGACAAACATATTTTCACCTTAAGCCAACTCCGGGCTCCTCCCATTCTCGCGTAATTATTTCATCCAGACTAAAAAGCATTTCTCAAAGAAATGCAAGGGACTATAATTGTCTCCAAGCGGGTACGTCTCATGCCAAGCCATACTTTTTCCAAGAAGGGAGAATTATGGCCCAATATTAGGACATCCCTCTTGTTATCAGTCTAGTATGCACAAAATTATGTGCTTTCATTCTTAGAAAAAAACACCCCTCTTTCCCAGACAGGAATGAGGTATAAAATAATTACGTACAAATGAAAAACTTACTTACACTCGTTATATTACTTTTCCCAGCCCTTTACGGTTGGGCTGATGAAGAAAACACCGTGAAGAAAACCACGGACGCCCATATCACCGGACACATTATCCTGAAAGAAACCGGTGAACATCTCCCCTTCATGACCATATTGTTGAAGGGAACCAACATCGGCACGGCCACGGACGAAACCGGGCATTTTTTCTTGAAAAACCTGCCGGAAGGAAAATACACACTCCGCGTACAAGGGGTTGGTTATAAAAGTGCAGAGAAAGAAATCGTGATCGTGAGAGGGAAAACCCAAGAAGTTAACTTCGAAATCAGCGAGGATGCCGTTATGCTTGATGGAGCTGTGGTCACCGCTAACCGGAATGAAACGGATAGAAGGGAAGCCCCCGTTATCGTCAACGTACTATCGCCCAAAGTATTCGAGAATACGAACTCCGTATGTTTGTCCCAAGGATTAAACTTCCAGCCGGGTCTACGGGTTGAAAACAACTGCCCAAACTGCGGTTTCCAGCAAGTGCGCATCAACGGGCTGGATGGCCCCTATTCCCAAATATTGATTGACAGTCGTCCCATGTGCAGCTCGCTTGCCGGAGTGTACGGCTTAGAACAAATTCCCGCCAATATGGTCGAACGAGTAGAAGTACTACGGGGTGGAGGCTCCGCCCTCTTCGGGTCAAACGCCATCGCCGGAACAATCAACATCATCACGAAAGAACCCTTGTACAATTTTTTTCAGGTTGGACACACTCTTTCCGCCATTGACGGGGAAAGTTTTGACAACGTGACCTCCTTCAACGGGGCCATCGTCAACGATCAACGGGATGCCGGAATCTACCTGTTCGGAATGGTGCGTGACCGCCAAGCTTACGACCACGACGATGATGGTTTTTCCGAGCTGGGAAAAATAAACAGCACGACACTCGGTTTCAAGACTTACTACAAACCGACCCATTTCAGTAAATTCACCCTAGAATACCATCATATCAAGGAATTCCGTCGAGGAGGAAACAATTTAGACAGACCACCTCACGAGGCCGACGTGGCAGAACAAGCCGATCACAACATTCATGGCGGGAGCCTGAACTACACACTCTCATCAAAGGACTACAAACACCGCTTGAACGTGTACTCTTCCCTCCAGAACATAGGACGTGAATCCTACTATGGAGCCGGACAAGACACGAACGCTTACGGGAAGACCAAAGACTTCACGGTTGTGGGCGGAGCCCAGTACTCCTACGACTTCGACAACTTCCTGTTCATGCCCTCTTCTCTCACCGCGGGAGTAGAGTACTCCTACAACAAGCTGAACGACCTCATGTTGGGGTACCACAGGGAAATCAATCAAGAAGTTTCCGTGTACAGCGCATACCTTCAGAACGAGTGGAAAACCGGACGATTCAGTTTTCTATTAGGCGGACGTCTGGATAAAAACTCGGAAATCGACGATCCGATATTCAGTCCCCGCTTGAACATTCGTTATAACCCGATCCCCGATTTAAGCCTGCGGGCAAGCTATTCCGAGGGATTCCGGGCTCCACAGACCTACGATGAAGACCTCCACGTGGCAGCCGTCGGCGGGGAAGTGACCCTAATACAAGTGGCAAAGGACTTGAAGACCGAACGTTCCCGCAGTTACAGTGCATCCGTGGATTACTACACCGCTTGGGGCCCCGTACAGATCAACCTCCTACTGGAAGGATTCTACACCAGCCTCCACAACCCCTTCGTGCTGGAAGAGATCGAATCGGATGACGAGAACAAAATACTGGAACGTCGTAACGGGTCGGACGCCGTGGTGAAAGGATTCAACCTTGAAGGCAAGATCGCCCCGCACAAATCCGTACAACTACAATTCGGGGCCACCCTGCAAAACAGTAAATACGATGAACCCGTTGCATGGAGTAAAGACCCCGACGTGGAAGCCTGTCGCAAACTGTTGCGCTCACCCGATCAATACGGTTACGCAACGTTAAACCTGCTCCCGTTCAAAAACTTCTCGGCAGCCCTCTCCGGGACTTACACGGGTTCCATGTACGTGGGTCACTCGGCCGGGTACATCGAGAAAGACGTGTTGGAAAAAACGGACTCCTTCTTCGACGCCACGATTAAACTGGCATACGACATCAAGGTTGGCAGGGGTTACACAATTCAGTTCAATATCGGGATGCAAAACGTGTTCGACAGTTACCAGAACGATTTCGACAAGGGGGAATTCCGGGATTCCGGTTACATTTACGGTCCGGGCTTGCCAAGAACTTATTTTGCAGGCCTGAAATTCGGAATATTCTAAAAATACAGTATCAAGATTTCACTTTATCGACAAAGGGCCGAACTCGCAAGGTTCGGCTCTTCCTCTTTAGTATTAAAGCGTACTTGCCTCGGTATCTCACTGGTGACTCGTTAATATATCCTTCACGTTTCAAGATAAAATCAAATAAAAATACACCACCGCCATCCATCCACTTCCCGTTAACTTCCCGTTGACTTTCCATTGACTTACTAACGAGACACACCTACAACACCTATTCAACCACGGCAAGATACCAACGAAAGTACATGAAAAAAGCCATACCTTTTCGGCATGGCTTTTATTGAATATAAAATGTTGGTTATCTGATCTTTCCCGTTATTCAATCACACATTCACTAACTTCTTCTGTCGCCACCATCTTACTCTTATCCTGGTTCAAACCCTTGTTTTCACCCGTTTCACCGGTATTTTTCAGGGTATAGGTACCACTATCTTCCCGGTTAACCGTTTCTGAAGTGTTTTTCCCGTATTCAGTCCAGAGTAGTTTTACCGGTACAGACGTCTGTCCCTCAGGCACGATAGAGGTCAAGTCGAAAGAAACCCGTCCCCGACCCCATGAATAATTTCCTTGATCGTTACCCGTGTCAGGCCTTTCACCGTAAGCGTTATGGCGCAAGGTCACGTAAACCGTGTCATTATGAGCCACCACGTCACCCTGTACCAAATTAATGAAGTGTTTCTCTTTAGACCCGTCTTTTACTGGAATCCGGAACTCGACATTCAAGTATCTTCCACCGAACCACGCTTCCCGCACGTTGATCGGATCATTACCGATACTATCTTGCCGTACTTCCTTATCTTCATTAATGAAAGACTGTTTTACCGGCACCTTCGTCAACACGTCATCAAACCCGTAAAGACGAATGTAATAATTCATATTACCTTCCAACCCGGTCTCGTCACGTTCGCTACCCACGATAGAGTAATTCACGTACACCCGAAATCTTCCTCCGCCCCGTCAAAATTAATAGGCATCCCTTCCGTCACGATCAGCCGGTTACCATCGTCCCGACGAATGGCAAACTTGGAACGGCTCCCATTATCAATTTTTTCGAGGTTACCATAACTAAGCCATGAGCTACCTCCGCCCACGTAGTAATATTCGTCATCATCGTCACAAGCCGTAAAACCCATCACGATCAACGAACAAATAAGTGCAAATTTCCATGTTTTATTTTTCATAGCTGTTTTTTTTAATACATCCAATAGATGCTTA
Proteins encoded in this region:
- a CDS encoding alpha-2-macroglobulin family protein, with translation MKKRILLFPLLFLMITIFSCKDKTKEQSKLEYSKYISDFTQGMIKSSDPIYVRLENNVLQVGDSLPTQVEKLLKISPKAEGTVSLRDGNIIEFTPTKPLKNGQTYDISLYLDKLCKVPSDLSTFRFSVKVLPLVFAFQEGSLNIDPTDNNRFSYRASITNSDAVAPAEIELLVKAMINGLSHKLEWEHTPYIHYFTVPDINRTDATQSLELSFNKKVKNGNDLIVEIPGSKIFSVLEVKASDENSQTIDIILSDNVDASQDLQGLITVDGVNRLNFNVQGNIIRVYSNERDKMQGVVQINIYKGIKNSFGEKLKSDATYNVSFASAKPAVAFIGEGTFTPAEGNVLIPFSAVALKAVQLRVVKVFNQNMNFYLQDGNYNYSSDYQLRRVGRIILDKKIPLEKEGHPINANKWQDYTINLADHIQLEKGVIYRVQLKFQKSYTTLACANEGLDGITEDHWDSQSDYDDYDDDDYYYNYPSDYSWEERDDPCSNSYYYVSDRFPRRNLIVTSLGLTAKTGSDGKYVVAVNDLLTAAPVESCKILFFNYQNQKIDSAVTNNSGIATARVQGKPFIVLAVKGNDKAYLKVSDANSLSYSNFDISGEVVQQGIKGFIYGERGVWRPGNEIHLSFMLEDKEQVIPVGHPIIAELYDPNGNVVQTKREGRNEHGLYCFTFKTDEQAVTGYWRAVVRIGGVSFWKTVRIESIKPNRLSIVTNLPNDILGNGIPDNSIPVQTRWLHGAKTSSLKVNTELKLSQSNTTFPGYKEYSFDDRSRYFNATTTTFFEGTTDAEGNFTLSADEISTENAPGMLNALLTLRVFEPGGDFSITTAGFKYSPYKEYVGVKLPDSEDNWYSAGKPIPIAGAVLTADGKPVSDREIEVEVYTLEWRWWWDSERDNIGSYVNRSYRKPIFNKTVKSQNGKFNIDVTCNQWGRYYVIARDKSSGHSCGTTFYVSSWRNDMNIPGMATLLTLTSDKKAYRAGEKIKITFPSSEGSVALVSVENGKTVKDIFRVPTSSGSTSFEIEATSEMCPNIYVNVSLIQPHKNRNNDKPIRLYGVLNINIDDPNLRLTPKIDMAQELRPSQDFTVSVSEKDGKPMTYSIAIVDEGLLSLTSFKTPNPFPAFYAREALGVKTWDFYDDVIGAFGGRLEKAFAVGGDESLEPEENRKSNRFTPVVIFKGPFTIKNGEKKMHTFRMPEYIGEVRTMVVAEDNGRYGSASQSTKVNKPLMLNVTMPRLFTPGDMIEIPVTLFAMKENIKNVTVNIKTDDKIEIIEPASKEAHFSGTGEQIIFFKVKIKENIGKSTLTFTAQSGSEKAHFSCDVDIRIPNPKVTRVDAREVASGESITFNNTMEGLEPASFLEITSIPALNLEQRLGYLIRYPHGCGEQITSAVFPQLMLDRIMDLSEAQKVTAELHVKDVITRLRNYQVSNGGFSYWSNSSYVSDWVSTYITDFLIQAEKVGYRIPTSMKNSALDYLAKQTNAWRRGDYYSEIEQSYRLYVLALAGKPNMAAMNRMKEDTYKNPIARWQLAGAYALGKHEKIAKALIANLPAEAELYRQLGRCYGSDLRDNAIIMQSMINMDMKNEAYKLMQKMARKFASNEWLSTQESAFGLCAIGNYVERYFKDGNGIDVQIGKDNYKTAKTVLQKELAVKNNKSEVTVKNNSSGTLHVRTINSSTPLGVITQSEMSGLKMTVNYYRNGTRNNEPNYKQGEDIVAEITIQNTGNIGLYEELALTFMFPSGFEFLNERLTTGVNPFQGTDNVDIRDDRAYLYFSLTQGQSKTFKLRFNAAYSGTYLLPAITCSAMYDNSITATLPGNTITINRE
- a CDS encoding TonB-dependent receptor — protein: MKNLLTLVILLFPALYGWADEENTVKKTTDAHITGHIILKETGEHLPFMTILLKGTNIGTATDETGHFFLKNLPEGKYTLRVQGVGYKSAEKEIVIVRGKTQEVNFEISEDAVMLDGAVVTANRNETDRREAPVIVNVLSPKVFENTNSVCLSQGLNFQPGLRVENNCPNCGFQQVRINGLDGPYSQILIDSRPMCSSLAGVYGLEQIPANMVERVEVLRGGGSALFGSNAIAGTINIITKEPLYNFFQVGHTLSAIDGESFDNVTSFNGAIVNDQRDAGIYLFGMVRDRQAYDHDDDGFSELGKINSTTLGFKTYYKPTHFSKFTLEYHHIKEFRRGGNNLDRPPHEADVAEQADHNIHGGSLNYTLSSKDYKHRLNVYSSLQNIGRESYYGAGQDTNAYGKTKDFTVVGGAQYSYDFDNFLFMPSSLTAGVEYSYNKLNDLMLGYHREINQEVSVYSAYLQNEWKTGRFSFLLGGRLDKNSEIDDPIFSPRLNIRYNPIPDLSLRASYSEGFRAPQTYDEDLHVAAVGGEVTLIQVAKDLKTERSRSYSASVDYYTAWGPVQINLLLEGFYTSLHNPFVLEEIESDDENKILERRNGSDAVVKGFNLEGKIAPHKSVQLQFGATLQNSKYDEPVAWSKDPDVEACRKLLRSPDQYGYATLNLLPFKNFSAALSGTYTGSMYVGHSAGYIEKDVLEKTDSFFDATIKLAYDIKVGRGYTIQFNIGMQNVFDSYQNDFDKGEFRDSGYIYGPGLPRTYFAGLKFGIF